One Bacteroidota bacterium genomic window carries:
- a CDS encoding IS701 family transposase, giving the protein MRNIERISEDLGANYHQMQHFITESNWDHRVLINQVAQEVSQVLPKRKLTGLIIDESGWVKKGDHSVGVGHQYCGNVGKLSNSQVAVFACLSNGDFASMVDARLYLPKAWCDDKTRCEKAGVPVKHRTFKTKLELALEIIRQQVTNGIIFDFIGGDGYYGNDVDFASSIDLLGYLYMLDIHKDQKIYLERPDLAIPERKSNKGREPKKLKATTDELSVSKYLQTLNDENWQRISVRNTAKGVLVADYHFIKLWIINNSKMQVEQRLLVIRKTKTKEGKDEIKYSFTNANLEQYTKKAIAYMQAQRYFVEHCIKESKQILGLDQFQTRKWLAWQHQVALNFLVSSFILKEKLHCFDDLPLLSARDIKEFITFKLYKQMTEEQMIDRIYDRHLKRQRDINYSYSKL; this is encoded by the coding sequence ATGCGCAATATTGAAAGAATAAGCGAAGATTTGGGAGCTAACTACCATCAAATGCAGCACTTTATAACTGAGTCTAACTGGGATCATCGAGTTTTGATAAATCAAGTAGCCCAGGAAGTAAGCCAGGTTTTACCCAAAAGAAAACTTACAGGATTGATTATTGATGAAAGTGGTTGGGTAAAAAAAGGCGACCATAGCGTAGGCGTTGGACATCAATATTGTGGGAATGTAGGGAAACTATCAAATAGTCAGGTTGCGGTATTTGCTTGTTTAAGTAATGGGGATTTTGCATCAATGGTTGATGCCCGACTATACCTTCCCAAGGCTTGGTGTGACGACAAGACAAGATGCGAAAAAGCAGGCGTTCCTGTAAAGCACCGAACATTTAAAACTAAGCTCGAACTGGCATTAGAAATTATTCGCCAGCAAGTAACCAATGGCATCATCTTCGATTTTATTGGAGGCGATGGTTATTATGGTAACGATGTGGATTTTGCCAGCAGCATAGATTTGCTTGGTTATCTGTACATGCTGGATATCCATAAAGACCAAAAAATATATTTGGAACGTCCTGACTTGGCTATTCCCGAGCGAAAAAGCAATAAGGGTCGTGAACCCAAGAAATTAAAAGCAACTACAGACGAATTAAGTGTATCAAAATATTTACAGACTTTAAATGACGAAAATTGGCAGCGTATTAGTGTTCGTAATACAGCCAAAGGAGTTCTTGTAGCTGACTATCATTTTATAAAGCTTTGGATAATCAATAACAGTAAAATGCAAGTAGAGCAAAGGTTACTGGTTATCCGTAAAACGAAAACCAAAGAAGGCAAGGACGAAATAAAATATTCTTTTACCAATGCTAATCTTGAACAATACACTAAGAAAGCTATAGCCTATATGCAAGCACAACGGTACTTTGTAGAACATTGCATAAAAGAATCAAAACAGATACTCGGGCTAGACCAGTTTCAGACACGAAAATGGCTTGCATGGCAACACCAGGTTGCATTAAACTTTTTGGTCTCGTCATTTATTTTAAAAGAAAAATTGCATTGCTTTGATGATTTACCTTTACTATCGGCTCGTGATATTAAAGAATTTATCACTTTTAAACTTTATAAACAGATGACCGAAGAACAAATGATTGATAGAATTTATGACCGGCATTTAAAACGACAGCGTGATATAAATTACTCATATTCAAAATTGTAA
- a CDS encoding helix-turn-helix transcriptional regulator — MKKNNVKTLDQFIDEEFGKKGTKKREKFEAGYEAFKLGVLIQQARQEKGMTQEQLAGLAGTNKSYISKLEKDLKDIRFSTLQRIITEGLGGHLEISIKF, encoded by the coding sequence ATGAAAAAGAATAATGTAAAGACTTTAGACCAATTTATTGACGAGGAATTTGGCAAAAAGGGGACTAAAAAACGTGAAAAATTTGAAGCTGGATATGAAGCCTTCAAATTAGGAGTTTTGATTCAACAGGCTCGACAAGAAAAGGGCATGACTCAAGAACAGCTTGCAGGGCTAGCCGGGACAAATAAATCGTATATCTCAAAATTGGAAAAGGATTTAAAAGATATTCGATTTTCGACTCTTCAGCGGATTATTACAGAAGGACTTGGCGGACATCTTGAAATTTCGATAAAATTTTAA
- a CDS encoding type II toxin-antitoxin system RelE/ParE family toxin has protein sequence MTKKRELIFYKDYFRDFYKSQTKKVQTKIIWTFRIIEDLDMIPEIYFKHLENTDGLYEIRIQLGSNIYRIFCFFDDQNVVVVGHGFQKKTQKTPIKEIEKAQKIRKEYLDEKE, from the coding sequence ATGACTAAAAAACGTGAACTAATATTTTATAAGGACTATTTTCGGGACTTTTATAAATCGCAAACAAAAAAGGTTCAAACCAAGATTATTTGGACTTTTAGGATTATTGAAGATTTAGACATGATTCCGGAGATTTATTTCAAACATCTTGAAAATACAGATGGATTATATGAGATACGTATTCAATTAGGTAGTAATATTTATAGGATTTTTTGCTTTTTCGATGACCAAAATGTAGTTGTTGTAGGCCATGGATTTCAAAAGAAAACACAAAAGACACCGATAAAAGAAATAGAGAAGGCACAAAAAATAAGGAAGGAGTACTTAGATGAAAAAGAATAA
- a CDS encoding DUF2625 domain-containing protein produces MRELKDLINTNEPGWELVSEWIGNATNKVEILPKDNDRADSALYQAQVTTRSPMGAIIYETGGIFVDNGWIRILGSGSQRLNRSLMEWNRNKTYRKFGEQLPFLLVADDVLGGFFAINAGGLDKNSIGQVFYFAPDNLTWENTNLSYSDFLIFCFQGDLNKFYKGYRWDNWIDDISKMDGNQGMHIIPFLWTKEGKDINNTSKKAVPIEELWGIYFDDRNNK; encoded by the coding sequence ATGAGAGAATTAAAAGATTTGATAAATACTAATGAACCTGGCTGGGAATTAGTATCTGAATGGATTGGAAATGCAACAAATAAAGTTGAGATTCTGCCTAAAGATAATGATAGAGCTGATAGTGCTTTATATCAAGCCCAAGTGACAACTCGGTCACCAATGGGTGCTATAATTTATGAAACTGGCGGAATTTTCGTTGATAATGGATGGATAAGAATTCTAGGGTCTGGTTCACAAAGACTCAATAGAAGCCTTATGGAATGGAATAGAAATAAAACATACAGAAAATTTGGAGAGCAGCTTCCTTTTTTACTGGTAGCAGATGATGTACTGGGAGGGTTTTTTGCCATAAATGCCGGTGGACTGGATAAGAACTCTATTGGTCAAGTATTCTATTTTGCTCCTGACAATTTAACTTGGGAAAATACAAATTTAAGCTATTCCGACTTTCTGATTTTTTGCTTTCAAGGCGATTTAAATAAGTTCTATAAGGGTTATCGATGGGATAACTGGATTGATGATATTTCAAAAATGGATGGTAACCAAGGGATGCATATTATTCCTTTTTTGTGGACAAAGGAGGGAAAAGATATAAATAATACAAGCAAAAAAGCTGTACCAATAGAAGAATTATGGGGTATATATTTTGATGATAGAAATAATAAATAG
- a CDS encoding helix-turn-helix transcriptional regulator, whose protein sequence is MKNVTDFEDLLKEQYGKKGTPSRDKFDADSLAFRLGIMLKEARKESNVTQEELAEKTGTKKSYISRIERGQSDIQISTYYKLIETGLGKHLNISIG, encoded by the coding sequence ATGAAAAATGTAACTGATTTCGAAGACTTATTAAAAGAACAGTATGGAAAAAAAGGCACTCCATCGAGAGATAAGTTCGATGCTGATTCACTTGCATTCAGATTAGGAATAATGTTAAAAGAAGCAAGAAAAGAATCTAATGTGACTCAGGAAGAACTTGCCGAAAAGACTGGAACAAAAAAAAGCTATATTTCAAGAATTGAACGTGGACAAAGTGATATTCAGATTTCAACTTATTATAAATTAATTGAAACTGGATTAGGAAAGCATTTGAATATCTCAATTGGTTAA
- a CDS encoding type II toxin-antitoxin system RelE/ParE family toxin: MIRKVIAYKDNFVDFYKSQDSKIKEKIGYVLDLVRFEKHVPKKFYKLLENTDGIYEVRVITTFKSIRILCFQDKGDLVVLTNCFLKKTQKTPQREIKMAEKLKKSI; encoded by the coding sequence ATGATTAGAAAAGTAATTGCATACAAGGATAACTTTGTGGACTTTTACAAGAGCCAGGATTCAAAGATTAAAGAGAAAATTGGATATGTTCTTGATTTAGTCAGATTTGAAAAGCATGTACCAAAGAAATTTTACAAATTACTTGAAAACACAGATGGTATTTATGAAGTTCGAGTAATCACGACTTTTAAAAGTATTCGGATTTTATGCTTTCAAGACAAAGGAGACCTTGTTGTACTAACAAATTGCTTTCTTAAGAAAACACAGAAAACTCCACAAAGGGAGATAAAAATGGCTGAGAAGTTGAAAAAGAGTATTTGA
- a CDS encoding SIR2 family protein produces MADKKISILFGSGVSLYSDLPNVGKITDTILNADNVARNGDMNYYLYKNPETCNYSASIQLLLDYLKDIIEKYHTHAEIRYGFNYEELYYLLYQISESESKEYENPALYPLIQKILTDFSDELGLFDNDLTRYMNEAKRYIHYIIYQLLQLSNGNVSQFDIISKLLDKTPDIDVYTLNHDILLETYFAQSNLDFNFGFEKSDKISFFNKSLLAKTEGLNLFKLHGSIDWFIFQDKNGSSNLYKVPLDYDAQIDRYYTLDERLHFTDGLPYFLIGTFNKMLNYLSGYYEIVFDTFKNRILNTDKIIISGYGFCDKGINTRITHFAHQPGKELVIVHPDKKQLEQTARGSFHINLLNNPSVRFVEKKFEEITLDEI; encoded by the coding sequence ATGGCTGATAAAAAGATTTCAATTTTATTTGGTTCTGGAGTTTCTCTTTATTCAGACCTACCGAATGTAGGGAAAATTACTGATACCATACTTAATGCAGATAATGTTGCTAGAAATGGCGACATGAATTATTATCTCTACAAAAATCCTGAGACTTGTAATTACTCTGCATCGATTCAACTTTTACTAGATTACTTAAAGGATATTATTGAAAAATATCACACCCATGCTGAAATAAGATATGGTTTTAATTACGAAGAGCTGTATTATCTACTTTATCAAATATCAGAAAGTGAGAGTAAAGAATATGAGAATCCTGCCCTGTATCCCTTAATTCAAAAGATACTAACAGATTTCTCAGATGAACTAGGTTTATTTGATAATGACCTCACAAGATATATGAATGAGGCAAAACGATACATTCATTACATAATCTATCAGCTACTACAGCTTTCAAATGGAAATGTCTCTCAATTTGATATTATCTCTAAACTGTTGGATAAAACACCTGACATTGATGTTTATACTCTAAATCATGATATCTTATTGGAAACATATTTTGCTCAGAGTAATCTAGATTTCAATTTTGGATTTGAGAAGAGCGATAAAATTTCCTTCTTTAACAAAAGTTTATTAGCGAAAACTGAAGGATTAAATCTATTTAAACTACATGGTTCGATTGATTGGTTCATTTTTCAAGATAAAAATGGTAGCTCAAACCTATATAAGGTACCCTTAGATTACGATGCACAGATTGATAGGTATTACACTCTAGATGAAAGATTACATTTCACTGACGGATTACCATATTTTCTTATCGGGACTTTTAATAAAATGCTAAATTATTTAAGTGGTTACTATGAGATAGTATTTGATACTTTTAAAAACAGGATTTTAAATACAGATAAAATAATCATTTCAGGTTATGGCTTTTGTGATAAGGGAATAAACACTCGGATTACTCATTTTGCACATCAACCTGGCAAAGAATTAGTAATTGTACATCCTGACAAAAAGCAATTGGAACAGACAGCGAGAGGAAGTTTTCATATTAACTTGCTTAATAATCCATCAGTACGTTTTGTTGAGAAAAAGTTTGAAGAAATTACTCTAGATGAAATATAA
- a CDS encoding helix-turn-helix domain-containing protein, whose protein sequence is MRQSIKIPRILKINWISELAISVVFNNGESRIIDFRKILKKNGVNENSPVNILFDSKEFAKVKLEGNTLSWDNVEQYITMRNGKKMKVPYEIGADILLKYSQPEKSELSLKLGQMVREARLRSGLTQQDLALKSGTSRTYISRIENDRSDLEIATLRKIIETGLGRKLEISIK, encoded by the coding sequence ATGAGACAGAGTATAAAAATACCACGGATTTTAAAAATCAACTGGATTAGTGAATTGGCAATTTCAGTGGTTTTTAATAATGGAGAATCGAGAATTATTGACTTTAGGAAAATCCTTAAAAAAAATGGAGTGAATGAAAACTCACCAGTTAATATTCTATTTGATTCAAAAGAATTTGCAAAAGTTAAACTTGAAGGAAATACTCTTTCGTGGGATAACGTCGAGCAATACATTACGATGAGAAATGGAAAAAAAATGAAAGTCCCTTATGAGATTGGTGCTGATATATTGCTTAAATATAGCCAACCTGAGAAATCAGAACTATCATTAAAACTGGGACAAATGGTCAGAGAGGCAAGATTAAGAAGTGGATTAACACAACAAGATTTAGCTTTGAAAAGTGGTACTTCCAGAACATATATTTCTCGGATTGAGAATGACCGTTCAGATTTGGAGATTGCTACTTTGAGAAAGATAATTGAGACTGGTTTAGGAAGAAAATTAGAAATATCAATTAAGTAA
- a CDS encoding DUF4160 domain-containing protein, with amino-acid sequence MPTIDSFNGIKIHVYNGEHRPPHIHADYNEFEVLIEIERGVIYSGNLPNRQLKQVFDWLAGNADWALEVFYELNPELK; translated from the coding sequence ATGCCAACGATTGATAGTTTTAATGGTATTAAGATACATGTTTACAACGGAGAACATAGACCTCCTCATATTCATGCCGATTATAATGAATTTGAAGTTTTAATTGAGATTGAGCGAGGTGTGATTTATTCCGGGAATTTACCGAACAGACAATTAAAACAAGTTTTCGATTGGTTGGCTGGTAATGCTGATTGGGCTTTAGAAGTGTTTTATGAATTAAATCCTGAGTTAAAATGA
- a CDS encoding DUF4852 domain-containing protein: protein MQYISRESEITKDLAKEYLYLFEREKFNSIREDEFEFHKGIKNTQAELNSLIAKQNKNEIFTILFEDEVENYDFDSESFPIKWIHNGTQVYSDLWEGLTPDDINRDRVKLTDLRISFINTSEFKSIPLPMDKANAFVKFKKDENGNVDRDIFMKIGFRITGISDGKIVTESYFSGEKYLLAEIVYIDFFAVDNERYINYYHWWLNRMEK, encoded by the coding sequence TTGCAATATATATCAAGAGAGTCTGAGATTACTAAAGATTTAGCAAAGGAGTATTTATACCTATTTGAGAGGGAAAAATTCAATTCAATACGAGAAGATGAATTTGAATTTCATAAAGGAATTAAAAATACTCAAGCAGAGCTAAATAGTTTGATAGCGAAACAAAACAAAAATGAAATATTCACTATACTTTTCGAAGATGAAGTGGAAAACTACGATTTTGATTCAGAGTCTTTTCCTATAAAATGGATTCATAATGGAACACAAGTTTATAGCGACTTATGGGAAGGATTAACACCTGATGATATAAATAGAGATCGTGTTAAATTAACTGACTTGCGTATTAGTTTTATAAATACATCTGAATTTAAAAGTATACCACTACCTATGGATAAGGCAAATGCCTTTGTAAAATTCAAAAAGGATGAAAACGGGAATGTTGATAGGGATATTTTTATGAAAATAGGCTTTAGAATAACTGGAATATCGGACGGAAAAATTGTAACTGAGAGTTATTTTAGCGGAGAAAAGTATCTTTTAGCAGAGATTGTATACATAGACTTTTTTGCTGTTGATAATGAGAGATATATAAATTATTATCATTGGTGGTTGAATAGAATGGAAAAATAA
- a CDS encoding DNA cytosine methyltransferase: protein MNVEEKISIKEQIALLSKCIDKDLSLNQELKKLGLTYDHLRYRDYSQTDITFNEYKSIEELRQSKKGIPSVSFFSGAGGLDIGFDYAGFDNLASIEINELFCKTLRLNYPNQLVIGPPDFSGDMKHRESIASVLKESLGLKSPFDGVFHGGPPCQPFSIASNQRFSKEDENFKRRGFEDKEKGDLLNDYIWFITEFMPKVFIIENVPGLNEIDNGKGLTKSLEQLTKVGYTISKPQVVNAADYGVPQKRLRLIVVGTRAKQKFVFPEISFFQTPCFDVFSKPIGDNENHITREHTAHSVLRYMELDYGQRDHLGRVDRLNPFLPSKTVIAGGTKGGGRSHLHPYSPRTLSVRECARLQTFPDDYIFVGPSARQFTQVGNAVPPLLAYKLAFQIYNQYYK from the coding sequence ATAAACGTTGAAGAAAAAATATCTATTAAAGAACAAATAGCACTTTTATCAAAGTGTATTGATAAAGACTTGAGTTTAAACCAGGAATTGAAAAAACTGGGCTTAACTTACGACCATTTGCGTTACAGAGATTATTCACAAACTGATATTACTTTTAATGAATACAAAAGCATTGAAGAATTAAGACAATCTAAAAAAGGAATCCCATCAGTAAGCTTCTTTTCTGGAGCAGGAGGTCTTGATATTGGATTTGATTATGCTGGTTTTGACAATTTAGCATCAATTGAAATCAATGAGTTATTTTGCAAAACTCTTCGGCTAAATTATCCAAATCAGCTCGTAATTGGTCCTCCAGATTTTTCTGGTGACATGAAACATAGAGAATCTATTGCATCGGTTTTAAAAGAGTCTCTTGGTCTCAAATCACCATTTGACGGCGTTTTTCATGGTGGACCGCCTTGTCAGCCTTTTAGTATTGCTTCTAATCAACGCTTTAGTAAAGAAGATGAAAATTTCAAACGAAGAGGATTTGAGGACAAAGAAAAAGGAGATTTGCTAAATGACTATATTTGGTTTATAACTGAATTTATGCCGAAAGTTTTCATTATTGAAAATGTTCCTGGTCTAAATGAAATTGATAATGGCAAAGGATTGACAAAATCACTTGAACAACTAACTAAAGTCGGATATACTATTTCTAAGCCACAAGTTGTAAATGCTGCTGACTATGGAGTACCACAAAAGCGTTTGAGACTTATTGTTGTCGGGACAAGAGCAAAACAAAAATTTGTGTTTCCAGAAATAAGTTTTTTTCAAACACCATGCTTCGATGTTTTCTCCAAACCAATCGGCGATAATGAAAACCACATCACAAGAGAACATACAGCGCATTCAGTTTTGCGTTACATGGAACTTGATTATGGACAGCGAGATCATTTAGGGAGAGTTGACAGATTAAACCCGTTTTTACCTAGCAAGACAGTAATTGCAGGTGGAACAAAAGGTGGAGGGCGTTCTCACTTACATCCTTATTCTCCTAGAACTTTATCAGTTAGGGAATGTGCTCGCCTTCAAACTTTTCCAGACGATTATATTTTTGTCGGCCCGTCAGCAAGACAATTTACCCAAGTTGGGAATGCCGTCCCTCCATTATTAGCTTACAAATTAGCATTTCAGATTTATAACCAGTATTACAAATAG
- a CDS encoding HNH endonuclease has product MITKWHWDQGRLNYFQFENLKAIAHCLKDLEGIVINQKGVDPLRAELERYTGLPFAPNTYRVWRNYKRVFECSFLATTINDRLYITDFCKRVTENETKKIDVDEFLSLFIPRFRFPFVAFTDYHKSTNLVYPFCAVLKYLISNFQLGKQLSISLEEVFVFIIGNNCTGLEPLEHYTTLKKTNYEPEGDEKRQVREMLIFISQLSILKWYHGSLFLDISAKDFEDYNGFQHLINPIFKEPKEIREEEYLSMTSLSKEIVYPFKLQSREIPTDDIFVEGKRTRVTHIKIERSPLLRKLFFKEYPETICDMCVCDTKKRYPWTDNLLEVHHVLPLSSTLLITGSGTSLSDVVGLCPNCHKSVHTYYKNWLNKYKVDDFKNRTEAKEIYQLAKGSIIL; this is encoded by the coding sequence ATGATAACAAAATGGCATTGGGATCAGGGAAGGTTAAACTACTTTCAGTTTGAAAATCTGAAAGCAATTGCTCATTGCCTAAAAGATCTAGAAGGAATTGTCATTAATCAAAAAGGTGTTGATCCACTAAGGGCAGAACTAGAACGCTATACTGGACTTCCTTTTGCTCCTAACACTTATAGAGTTTGGCGTAATTATAAAAGAGTTTTTGAATGTTCATTCCTTGCAACAACTATAAATGACCGCCTATACATAACTGATTTTTGTAAAAGAGTTACTGAGAACGAGACTAAAAAAATTGATGTTGATGAATTCCTTTCTTTATTTATTCCTCGTTTTCGATTTCCTTTTGTAGCATTTACAGACTATCATAAATCAACCAATCTTGTTTATCCTTTCTGTGCTGTTCTAAAATATCTTATTTCAAATTTCCAATTAGGCAAACAGCTGAGCATCTCATTAGAAGAGGTTTTTGTTTTTATTATCGGCAATAATTGTACTGGTCTTGAACCGCTTGAACATTATACTACACTTAAAAAGACAAACTACGAACCTGAAGGAGACGAGAAAAGGCAAGTAAGAGAGATGTTGATTTTTATTAGTCAATTGAGCATACTTAAATGGTATCATGGTTCTTTATTTCTTGATATTTCTGCAAAAGATTTTGAAGACTACAATGGTTTCCAACATTTAATTAATCCAATATTTAAAGAACCAAAAGAGATAAGGGAAGAGGAATATCTGTCGATGACTTCTTTATCAAAAGAAATAGTATATCCTTTCAAACTTCAATCAAGAGAAATACCAACAGATGATATTTTTGTTGAAGGAAAACGGACGAGAGTTACCCATATAAAAATTGAAAGAAGTCCTCTGCTAAGAAAATTATTTTTTAAAGAATACCCTGAAACTATTTGCGACATGTGTGTGTGTGACACGAAGAAACGCTATCCATGGACAGATAATTTATTGGAAGTCCACCACGTTTTACCACTTTCATCAACACTTCTAATAACAGGATCGGGCACATCATTGTCTGATGTTGTTGGGCTTTGCCCAAATTGTCATAAAAGCGTACACACTTATTACAAGAACTGGCTAAACAAATATAAAGTTGACGACTTTAAAAATCGTACTGAAGCAAAAGAAATCTATCAACTAGCAAAAGGAAGCATAATATTATGA
- a CDS encoding helix-turn-helix transcriptional regulator, translating to METLGQILKTKRETKGLLLRQVAAYLDIDQAILSKIEKGNRKPTKDNIYKLSEILEIDKENLMIQFLSEKIAYEIAGEDCASQALKVAEKKVKFIQANNK from the coding sequence ATGGAAACATTGGGACAGATATTAAAAACAAAACGAGAAACAAAAGGATTGCTTCTTCGACAAGTTGCTGCTTATTTGGACATTGACCAAGCAATTTTAAGTAAAATTGAAAAAGGCAACAGAAAGCCAACTAAAGATAACATCTACAAGCTTTCAGAAATTCTAGAAATCGACAAAGAAAATTTAATGATACAATTTCTAAGTGAAAAAATAGCTTACGAAATTGCAGGAGAAGATTGTGCTTCACAAGCATTGAAAGTAGCAGAGAAAAAAGTTAAATTTATTCAAGCAAATAATAAATAG